In Numenius arquata chromosome 30, bNumArq3.hap1.1, whole genome shotgun sequence, the following proteins share a genomic window:
- the LOC141476386 gene encoding olfactory receptor 14C36-like: MSNSSSITQFLLLAFADTRELQLLHFGLFLGIYLAALLGNALIITAIACDHRLHTPMYFFLLNLSVLDLGSISTTVPKSMANSLWDTRAISYWGCAAQVFFVFFCIGAEYCLLTVMAYDRYVAICQPLHYGTLLGSRACVHMAAAAWGSGFLSALLHTTNTFSLPLYQDNAVDQFFCEVPQILKLSCSDSDYLREVGLIVVSSFLFFGCFVFIVVSYVQIFRAVLRIPSEQGRHKAFSTCLPHLAVVSLFISTGMFAYLKPPSISSPSRDLLASFLYSVVPPAVNPLIYSMRNQELKEALKKLIQWVHLQQQ; encoded by the coding sequence atgtccaacagcagctccatcacccagttcctcctcctggcattcgcagacacacgggagctgcagctcttgcacttcgggctcttcctgggcatctacctggctgccctcctgggaaacgcactcatcatcaccgccattgcctgtgaccaccgcctccacacccccatgtacttcttcctcctcaacctctccgttcttgacctgggatccatctctaccactgtccctaaatccatggccaattccctgtgggataccagggccatctcctactggggatgcgctgcccaggtcttctttgtattcttttgcattggtgcagagtattgtcttctcaccgtcatggcctacgaccgctacgttgccatctgccaacccctgcactacgggaccctcctgggcagcagagcttgtgtccacatggcagcagctgcctggggcagtgggtttctcagtgctctcctgcacacgaccaatacattttccctacccctctacCAGGACAATGCTGTGGACCAGTTTTTCTGTGAAGTGCCCCAGATACTTAAACTGTCTTGCTCTGACTCAGACTatctcagggaagttgggcttattGTGGTcagttcctttttattctttggatgttttgtgttcattgtagTGTcgtatgtgcagatcttcagggccgtgctgaggatcccctctgagcagggacggcacaaagctttttccacatgcctccctcacctggccgtggtctccctgtttatcagcactggcatgtttgcctacctgaagcccccctccatctcttccCCATCCCGGGACCTCTTAGCGtcttttctgtactcggtggtgcctccagctgtgaaccccctcatctacagcatgaggaaccaggagctcaaagaagctttgaagaaactcattcaatgggttcacctccagcagcagtag
- the LOC141476379 gene encoding olfactory receptor 14C36-like, whose protein sequence is MSNSSSITQFLLLAFADTRELQLLHFGLFLGIYLAALLGNALIITAIACDHRLHTPMYFFLLNLSVLDLGSISTTIPKSLAVSLWESRAISYWGCVAQLLFFFFFITAEYFLLTVMAYDRYVAICQPLHYGTLLGSRACVHMAAAAWGSGFLYALLHTANTFSLPLCQGNVLDQFFCEIPQILKLSCSQSYLREVGLLVVSVCLSFGCFVFIVVSYVQIFRAVLRIPSEQGWHKAFSTCLPHLAVVSLFLSTAVFAHLKPPSISSQVLDLVVAVLYSVVPPAVNPLIYSMRNKELKGAVWKLMTR, encoded by the coding sequence atgtccaacagcagctccatcacccagttcctcctcctggcattcgcagacacacgggagctgcagctcttgcacttcgggctcttcctgggcatctacctggctgccctcctgggaaacgcactcatcatcaccgccattgcctgtgaccaccgcctccacacccccatgtacttcttcctcctcaacctctccgttcttgacctgggctccatctccaccactatccccaaatctcttgcagtttccctctgggaatccagggccatctcctactggggatgtgtggcccagctcttgttctttttcttctttatcacagcagagtattttcttctcaccgtcatggcctatgaccgctacgttgccatctgccaacccctgcactacgggaccctcctgggcagcagagcttgtgtccacatggcagcagctgcctggggcagtgggtttctctacgctctcctgcacacggccaatacattttccctacccctctgccagggcaatgtcctggaccagttcttctgtgaaatcccccagatcctcaagctctcctgctcacagtcctacctcagggaagttgggcttcttgtggtcagtgtctgtttatcatttggttgttttgtgttcattgtggtgtcctacgtgcagatcttcagggccgtgctgaggatcccctctgagcagggatggcacaaagccttttccacgtgcctccctcacctggccgtggtctccctgtttctcagcactgcagtgtttgcccacctgaagcccccctccatctcctcccaagttctagacctggtggtggctgttctgtactcggtggtgcctccagcagtgaaccccctcatctacagcatgaggaacaaggagctcaaaggtgcagtgtggaaactgatgaccagatga
- the LOC141476380 gene encoding olfactory receptor 14C36-like: MSNSSSITQFLLLAFADTRELQLLHFGLFLGIYLAALLGNALIITAIACDHRLHTPMYFFLLNLSVLDLGSISTTVPKSMANSLWDTVAISYAGCAAQLFLFVFLIAAEYCLLTVMAYDRYVAICQPLHYGTLLGSRACVHMAAAAWGSGFLNALLHTANTFSLPLCQGNVLDQFFCEIPQILKLSCSQSYLREVVLIVVSILIAFGCFVFIVVSYVQIFRAVLRIPSEQGRHKAFSTCLPHLAVVSLVITTGMFAYLKPPSISSPSLDLVVSFLYSVVPPAVNPLIYSMRNQEMKDT, encoded by the coding sequence atgtccaacagcagctccatcacccagttcctcctcctggcattcgcagacacacgggagctgcagctcttgcacttcgggctcttcctgggcatctacctggctgccctcctgggaaacgcactcatcatcaccgccatcgcctgtgaccaccgcctccacacccccatgtacttcttcctcctcaacctctccgttcttgacctgggatccatctccaccactgtccctaaatccatggccaattccctctgggacaccgtgGCAATTTCCTATgcgggatgtgctgcacagctatttctgtttgtctttttgattgcagcagagtattgtcttctcaccgtcatggcctacgaccgctacgttgccatctgccaacccctgcactacgggaccctcctgggcagcagagcttgtgtccacatggcagcagctgcctggggcagtgggtttctcaatgctctcctgcacacggccaatacattttccctacccctctgccagggcaatgtcctggaccagttcttctgtgaaatcccccagatcctcaagctctcctgctcacagtcctacctcagggaagttgttcttattgtggttAGTATCTTaatagcatttggttgttttgtgttcattgtggtgtcctatgtgcagatcttcagggccgtgctgaggatcccctctgagcagggacggcacaaagccttttccacgtgcctccctcacctggccgtggtctcccttgttatcaccactggcatgtttgcctacctgaagcccccttCCATCTCCTCCCCGtccctggacttggtggtgtcatttctgtactcggtggtgcctccagctgtgaaccccctcatctacagcatgaggaaccaggagatgAAAGACACAtag
- the LOC141476381 gene encoding olfactory receptor 14A16-like, producing the protein MYFFLLNLSVLDLGSISTTIPKSLAVSLWESRAISYWGCVAQLLFFFFFITAEYFLLTVMAYDCYVAICQPLHYGTLLGSRACVHMAAAAWGSGFLSALLHTANTFSLPLCQGNVLEQFFCEMPQILKLSCSQSYLREVGLVVVSVCLSFGCFVFIVVSYVQIFRAVLRIPSEQGRHKAFSTCLPHLAVVSLFLSTAVFAYLKPSSISSPSLDLVVAVLYSVLPPAVNPLIYILQKSLRLHPCT; encoded by the exons atgtacttcttcctcctcaacctctccgttcttgacctgggctccatctccaccactatccccaaatctcttgcagtttccctctgggaatccagggccatctcctactggggatgtgtggcccagctcttgttctttttcttctttatcacagcagagtattttcttctcactgtcatggcctatgactgctacgttgccatctgccaacccctgcactacgggaccctcctgggcagcagagcttgtgtccacatggcagcagctgcctggggcagtgggtttctcagtgctctcctgcacacggccaatacattttccctacccctctgccagggcaatgtcctggaacagttcttctgtgaaatgccccagatcctcaagctctcctgctcacagtcctacctcagggaagttgggcttgttgtggtcagtgtctgtttatcatttggttgttttgttttcattgtggtgtcctatgtgcagatcttcagggccgtgctgaggatcccctctgagcagggacggcacaaagccttttccacgtgcctccctcacctggccgtggtctccctgtttctcagcactgcagtgtttgcttacctgaagccctcctccatctcctctccatccctggatctggtggtggctgttctgtactcagtgcttcctccagcagtgaaccccctcatctaca ttctacagaaatcttTGCGTTtacatccctgcacctga